ttagcaaagattagatcacttgtaattcataggttgtttagatacttactttgtaatatcttgttccgcaacaaccttgtattttatttaacatcaataaataaaatacatttgaaaattacattgtgtctcacaatttacttatttgtttatctttatattgcttaagtacgtattacgttatatatattcttgcatttatattaatcgtaatactagtccaatctagtgcttacttgacatttaatactagtcatctctagtgattacttgacttgttattctacacttgtgggttaaaccatcgagtgagggacttcacatccATCTGTTGTATCTCTTCTGAAGAGATAAAGATAtggtattttgtcaaaggaCAAAATACATATCATAATGAAATGGAAGCTGGTGCTACCTCTTCCTCATCCAGTGACCCTTCTATTCCTGCTAAAGAAAAAGGTACAAGCTCTTCTGCTAGTACCAGCAACCTCTTCTCTCATCTTCACATTGGTGGCATGATGCCAGATGAAGGAAGAGTTCAATACTTTTTCCGGGGAATCGTTTAAAGGTGACATTAGTAGTGAGGGTTTTAAACCTATTGCTCCCTAGCAGCTCTCCATAGGAGCAGCCGAACCCTTCAAGCGAAGTAAAATTCCTGTTCTCAATGACTATAGCACTACTCAGAGGGCTAATTCTGTTAGTCATTAACCCCAACCTATCTCTTCTCTTATTTCTTCCTCTATTCAGCAAGCTTCTACCCATGCTGGTGACAAAAATGACCAGCATGAGCGTCTTatgaaaagagagaggaacattggtctgagAGAGAAAAGGAgacttgtcaatattgacactactttaaaagtcatgatccttggggccgttcctgaagctctaattcctacactagtgctttatcccagtgccaaaagcatgtgggatgaactagtgaaccagtatgaaggtggtggtgatactattgttaccaggaaagtggctttaaataagaagtacgagtcattttttgccctacccaatgaatcattaactggtacctacaccagatttatatctatcataaaccagttaagagggctggggtagagaaggacaaggacatacttcttgaaaatttttgtgatattcttccttcaaaatggtctcatatgatcgtggtcttgagacaaggtaaaaccttgcattcccatactctgtcatctttgtatggagccttcagattcactgaagagaatcaaccccagagaattgaggcagaaaaagatgctattaatcatgcttccagtagttccccagtggttagtcatactgaaccaccatgtgcaacattaatgtcttccgagaatgtattttctatgaagaagatgatgtctgaattaatggattctggagtcatgaataatatctgtccagattatgatgaaactgacagtgatgatctaatggctatgatggctaaaacgtttaaccggttcaaagccagagctaacagacccactggacacaatgcacccagttcttccattgataagaccaatttgacatgctttaagtgtggcagaaaaggtcatttcatgaaagagtgcaagtccaatcagtttgtctcacaatctggtccatcaccttcttataacaagcctgatgatagctacagattaaaatacaaaatgcttaaggctcaaattgctctcatgtctacagaaaaagataataataaatgcatggtggcaaaggaagaatgggttccctctgatgactcatcagtcgatgatgaagaggaaagagattgctgttacatggctctagctgatgaagagcatttggtgaaagaagatgtcacatctgggagatgggtggacattgtcattaaaaaggtaatagattatgacaaagaaactgatcctgagttaaaattggacattgctgaagctttaaactctgatttaatgtttgtggaaactgttcgttcagaaatgtcaaataattttgaaacaaatttttctgaaatgacaaacttacaatctaagttaaaagaattgcaagatattgaactagctttcaaagcacaagttttggttactgaacaactagtccaagaaaaggaagaactggaaaatcttttgtcaaaagaaaaaattgttatccagtcatggcttgagaccaagaaaccatatgatgctgcacgtaaccagtacccttCCCAAAAGCGTGCATATCtagggggtgatgttaatgctgatgcattaatacctgttgttgaccgactgcctgaagtgttaaaacctagcactatctatgatgaaccaacaacacccaaaacttgtattattcctcctgttcaattgtttgaggttaagactggagctccacagatgaatgctccagtcaagaaggttaagcagaataaacctttgcctcaatcatcttctaaagaaccccaggttcagaaaaagaagaatgttgttcctccacctaagccaaaagtacagtcaactggaaaggctatggtatcatctgaagaaaatattttgttaaggttagagagtcagtttcaactactggctcgacaagttcaaagttgtaatgcaagaattaacaattttgagggtacttcatctggccctaaacaaattacaaaacctttttcaaagaaagaaaaatcgagcacacctattgataagcaaaagaaaaaggtttcaaaactgtcagctccagtggtgtttactgagaaacccactatttttgaaagtgaaatcaactagatacctgctgggatccatccttgtggatccagagaacccatcagtcaatgggttcgcaaacctttaaactaataatctggtggatgtgcagggcgatcgaaagaaatatatttggtatcctGACAGCGCTACTGGCAGGACAATTACCGGATGTAaaaccctgctggaggagttcgaagtttcagacggaccctccattacttttggaaatgatggttctggaaagaccgagggatatggtgttctgaacaatggtcaagtcaaattcagacgagtggcttatgtaaatgggttgaagtataATCTCAGAAGTGTGAgtcagttgtgtgatgatggctaccaggtgttattcaacatctctcaaggcatcgtatttaataaggattggaaggtagtattgattgctcccagaaaagggaatgtgtacataatggatatggaaagctctccttcagagcagtgtttctataccaaagctgatgaagacacaaactggctatggcataaaaggtgaGTTTTTTGCCAAATTGGTGTAatggaaaattttatttaccaaattggtatagtttcaaaaatatttaccattttagtataaaacttaattaaatattatatttaatatttattatatataaaaataaaaaagaatccCTGATGAGAAAAACtcacgactctttatctttttaCATCTTGTTCTTCTTTAAACCCTATTATTATCAAACTAAAGAACATCTACCATCATCTCTCTCTACAAGGCCCCTCTCTGCTATCGCTTTCATCTCAAGATCATATCAATCTGTTTTTGCTGGTCCAGGTTAGTTTTAAacattaatttggtttttgctACTTGCCTCTCTTTGTTGTGATTTTCGGGTTTTTGGTCTATAATCGCCcccttttatttttagttactCTTAGCACAATGAATATGAACCAATTGAACGCGGTCTCTCACATGACTCAAAATGAAGATTTCGATATTATATCTCGTACTGCCGTTGTgaacaatgatgataataatattatagAAGAAGAAATTAATATGGAACATGTTTTTGAGGAAGATGGAATAGAAGATGAAAGTGAAACACAAAGAGAAAAAGATAAAGCAGTAGATTGTAACATTGAAATACCTTCAATTTACACCAACTTAGATGAAAAAAGTTTGCATGCTGATAACAATTGGTTGAAGTCATAttctaaaagtaaaaatgattttGCTCTTGAGTTGGGAAAAGATTCTTTCAATAACAAAGAAGAATTTATTAGAGCTATTAAGCTCTATTTTATCAAAACTCATAAACATTTTGAGGTTGTTGAGTCATGACCAACCATTTGGTCTATAAGATGTAAGCTACATGAACAAGGTTGCAAATGGACACTTCGTGGAAGTAAACGTGAACGTAGTGGATTATTTGAAATCTCAAAGTATACTGGTCCACACACTTGTTTACATTATAAGATTAGCCAAGACCATCCAAACCTAGACTCAAGTGTGATTGCTCAAGAGATTCAACACCTTATTAAAGCAGAACCTTCTACTAGTATTACTGTTCTAAGAGCTGAAATAATTGACAAGCTAGGGTATACTCCTACATACAAGAAGGTGTGGGTAGGAAAACAGAAGGCTATTGAACACGTCTTTGGGGATTGGGATGAATCATACAATATTTTACCTAAGTTTTTGATGGCGTTACAAACGTTCAATCCTGGTACCATTGTTGAATGGTGTGTGTTGGAAGAGACGGGTCAAGATCAAGTGGAATTTAGACGTGTTTTCTGGGCATTTGATCCTTCTATTAAAGGCTTTAAGCATTGTCGCCCGGTGATTAGCATTGATGGCACACATTTGTATGGAAAGTATAAAGGTAAAATGATGATTGCAATGGGAGTTGATGGCAACAATCAAATTTTACCACTTGCTTTTGCTATCGTTGAGAATGAATCTTTCGCTAGCTGGAATTGGTTTCTTTCACATATCAAGAGACATGTGGTGAAAGATGTTGACGGGATCTGCCTAATATCCGATCGTCACCCTGGAATCTTGAAGGCTGTTAATGAGCAAGGATCTCCTTGGTTAGAGCCTCGTGGTTATCACAGGTAATATTATTAGCTTATCGTCTATAGATATTATTGTCgaacattaattttttttaacagtatatatatataatttttatcacGGGTATTGCTTAAGGCATTTCATCAACAACTTTAATGATAAGTTTCGCAGCTCACAGCTAAAGACTTTAGCTTACCGG
The sequence above is drawn from the Erigeron canadensis isolate Cc75 chromosome 4, C_canadensis_v1, whole genome shotgun sequence genome and encodes:
- the LOC122597073 gene encoding uncharacterized protein LOC122597073, coding for MNMNQLNAVSHMTQNEDFDIISRTAVVNNDDNNIIEEEINMEHVFEEDGIEDESETQREKDKAVDCNIEIPSIYTNLDEKSLHADNNWLKSYSKSCKWTLRGSKRERSGLFEISKYTGPHTCLHYKISQDHPNLDSSVIAQEIQHLIKAEPSTSITVLRAEIIDKLGYTPTYKKVWVGKQKAIEHVFGDWDESYNILPKFLMALQTFNPGTIVEWCVLEETGQDQVEFRRVFWAFDPSIKGFKHCRPVISIDGTHLYGKYKGKMMIAMGVDGNNQILPLAFAIVENESFASWNWFLSHIKRHVVKDVDGICLISDRHPGILKAVNEQGSPWLEPRGYHSSQLKTLAYRAGSQNQIRKFNSIMEEIGTINPQARQWLEGHPRDKWTLAYDGGKRNGLLTTNLSEIFNSVLKGARFLPITACVQLTFYRLVHYFEVRRPLGSSAQANGDIYTPHVTTRQTALMSKASAHSLRSFDRQKGVFEVITQRGKNIQVVNLELRSCTCGKWDIYKYPCSHVLSACAKLLLNPWQYVHECYSIINYCATWSSEFSPIPHEAYWPQAPNIALLSNSELKRDKRGRPRSTRLRNGMDIKEGKKSTNCGICGERGHNRATCKSKLKKVNA